GGAGGCGCTCGCGGGGCTGGGCTACGTCTGCTTCGCGCTCGACGTGTACGGCAAGGGCGTGCGTGGGGGCGTGGCGGATGACAACTCGCGCCTGATGCGCCCGTTCATGGAGGACCGGGGCCTGCTGCGCCGCCGGCTCGTCGCGGGGCTGGAGGCGGCGGCGCGCCATCCCTCGGTGGACCCGGAGCGCATCGCCATCGTCGGCTATTGCTTCGGTGGGCTGTGCGCCCTGGACCTCGCGCGCAGCGGGGCGCCCGGCCTCAAGGCGGCGGTGAGCTTCCATGGCGTCCTCACGCCCCCCGGATTGGAGCCGGTGCGGCCCCTCCACGCGAAGGTCCTCATCCTCCACGGCTGGGAGGACCCGACGGCGCCCTCCTCGGACGTGCTGGCGGTGGCACGCGAGCTGACCGAGGCGGGCGCCGACTGGCAGCTGCACGCCCATGGCCATGCGATGCACGCCTTCACGTTCCCGGGGTTGCACCGTCCGGAGGCGGGGCTCCAGTACCACCCCGCCGCGGCCCGGCGCTCCTGGGCCGCGATGCGCGCCTTCCTCGAGGAGGTCTTCGCGGGCGGGTGAGTCCGCTCAGGACATCCGGGCGACGACCTTCAGCGGCAGGTGGCGCAGGAGGAAGCCGACGACGCCCCAGGGCCAGCCGGGGACGTAGGCGCTCTTCGGCTCCTTCTCGATGGCCTTCACCAGGGCGCGCGAGCCGGTGGCCGCGTCCACGGCGAACGGCAGGTGCTTCGCGCCCGCGTTCAGCTCCGTGTGGATGTAGCCAGGGAAGAGGGTGGTGACGCGGATGGGCGTGCCGAGCAGCTCCGCGCGGATGCCCTCGGTCAGCGTGGCCAGCCCCGCCTTCGTCGCCGCGTACACGGTGAGGTGCCGGGGCAGGCCCCGCATGGCGCTCATGGAGGAGATGGTCACCAGGTGGCCATGGCCCTGCTTGCGAAGGATTCCCACGGCGGCCTCGCACTGCGCGACGGCCGCGACGAAGTTCGTCTGGGCCGTCTGGGCGTTGAGCGCGAAGTGCCCGGTGCCGATGCGCTTGCCCACGCCGACGCCCGCGTTGATGACGATGCGGTCCAGGCCCCCCAGGTCCTGGGCGAAGGCGTCGAACACCTCGAACACCCTCGGATGGTCGTTGACGTCCAGGGCGCGCACGGAGACCTGGATGCCGGGGTGGCGGGAGAGCAGCTCGGCGCGCAGCGTCTCCAGCCGGTCGGTGCGGCGGGCGCACAGGGCGAGGTTGCGCCCCCGGGCGGCGAACTCGCGCGCCATGCCCTCGCCCAGGCCGGAGCTGGCGCCGGTGATGAGGATGTTCTTTCGCATCGGGGCCGTGCCTCAGCGATAGGTCAGGAGGTCGCGGTGGGCGCCCTCGAAGTGGCCGTGCTCGTTGAGCGACGACAGGTAGCGCCCACGCTCGCTGTAGATGACCTTGGTGACGCCGCAGTTGGCCAGCGTCCAGTTGAGCCGGAACGCGTGCTCGTCGGGGATGTGCATCAGGTGCTGGCAGATGGCGGTGATGGTTCCGCCGGAGGTGAAGACGAGCGCCGTCTTCGACGCGCCCAGCTCCCGCACGAGCAGGTCGAGCGCGCCCACGCACCGCGCCTGGAACGTGGGCCAGGACTCCGCGTAGTCGTCGTCGTGTTCGCCCCCCACCCAGCGCGCCACGGCGGCGGTGAACAGCTCCTGGAAGGCGCGGCGCGGGTCCGTCGTGGAGGCGAGGTCCTGCACCAGCGCCGCGTGGCTCGCGTAGCGGGGCACGTGCTTGACGACCAGCTCGTTGTGGTCGAACTCGTTGAAGCCCGCCATGCGCTGGTGGGGCACCTCCAGGCCCAGCCCCGCCAGACAGGACTCCGCCGTCTGCCGGTGGCGCAGCATCGTCCCCGTGATGACCGCGTCGACCCGGGGGAGCCGCGCGCGCAGCGACTCCCCGAGCACGCGGGCCTGGACGAAGCCCCTCTCGGAGAGCTGGTCGTAGTCCTCGGCGCCGAAGGACGCCTGCCCGTGGCGGACGAGGTACAGCGCGCCCATCAGCGCCTCCCCTTGCGGATGATGCGCCGGCAACGCCAGTCGAAGTACGTCACCAGGGACCAGAAGTTCCTGAACGCCGGATTGCGCGTCTGCTTGTGGTGATAGCGGTAGTAGATCTGCTGGATGATGCCGGCGAGCCGGAAGATTCCGAAGACCTCGTAGAAGGTCCAGTCGTCGGGCTCCAGGCCGGAGCGCTCGAGGTAGTAGTCCACGACCTCCTGGCGGGTCAGCATGCCGGGGACGTGCGTGGGCTGGCGGCGGGTGGCGCGGAAGAAGAAGTCGTCGTCGGCCTGGACCCAGTAGGCCAGGGCGCTGCCCAGGTCCATGAGCGGGTCGCCGAGCGTGGCCATCTCCCAGTCGAGCACGCCGATGACCTGGGTGGGGTCCTCCGGGTCCAGCACGACGTTGTCGAAGCGCCAGTCGTTGTGGATGACGCACGTGGCGAGGTCGTTCGGAATGTGCTCCTTCAGCCAGTCGCGCACGTAGTGGAAGCTGGGGACGTTCCAGGTGCGGGCCTTCTCGTAGCGGTCCGACCAGCCCTCCACCTGCCGGCGCGGGTAGCCGGGGCCCTTGCCCAGCGATGCGAGCCCCACCTTCGTGGGGTCCACCGCGTGCAGCTCCAGGAGCTTGTCGATGACGTTGACGCACAGCTTGCGCGTGTCGGCGCGGTCCAGGTTCATCCCCTTGGGCATGTTGGCGCGGGGGATGAGGCCGTCGATGCGCTCCATGACGTAGAAGTCGCTGCCGATGACGGCCGCGTCCTGGCACAGCGCCACCATCTCCGGCACGCGCGGGTAGGCGGGCTTGAGCGCCTTCTGCACGCGGTACTCACGCGCCATGTCGTGGGCGGACTTCGCCTTCGTGCCGGCGGGGGGCCGGCGCAGGATGAGGTCGCGCTTGGGGTACTTGAGGCGGTAGGTCCAGTTGGACGCGCCGCCCGAGTACTGCGTCACGGTGGGCAGGCCCTCGAGCGTGGGGACCTGCTGCTTCAGCCAGGCGTCGATGGAGGCGACGTCCAGCTCCTCGCCGGAGCGGACGGCGCCCGAGGCATCCTGGGGACGGGACGGCGGCTTGGGGGCGTGGGTGGCCATGGGGGTTCGTTCACCTCTTGGAGAAGCCGCGCTTGCCCAGCTCGATGCGCGCGATGACGCCCTTGTGGACCTCGTCCGGCCCGTCCGCCAGGCGCAGGGTGCGCGCCTGTCCGAAGAAGCCCGCCAGCGGCGTGTCGTTGGAGACGCCCGCGCCGCCGTGCAGCTGGATGGCGTCGTCCACGATGCGCTGGAGCACGCTGGGGGCGACGACCTTGATGGCGGAGATTTCGGTCATCGCGCCCAGGGGACCGACCTCGTCCATCTTCCACGCGGCGTAGAGGGTGAGCAGGCGGGCCTGGTCGATGGCGATGCGGGCCTCCGCGATGCGCTCCCGGTTGCCGCCCAGGTTGAGGAGGGGCTTGCCGAAGGCGGTGCGGTTCATGCCGCGGTCGATCATCAGCTCCAGCGCGCGCTCGGCCGCGCCGATGCAGCGCATGCAGTGGTGGATGCGGCCGGGGCCCAGGCGGCCCTGGGCGATCTCGAAGCCCATGCCCGGCCCGCCGATGATGTTGGACACGGGCACGCGCACGTCGGTGAAGTGGACCTCGCCGTGGCCGTGGGGCGCGTCGTATTCACCGAAGACGGGGAGCATGCGCTTGATGGACACGCCCGGCGAGTCCAGCGGCACGAGCACCATGGAGTGCTGGTGGTGGCGGTCCGCGCCGGTGTCGGGCGTGCGCGCCATGAAGATGGCGATGCGGGCCTTGGGGTGGCCCAGGCCGGTGGTCCACCACTTGGAGCCGTTGAGGACGACCTCGTTGCCGTCGACGACGGCGGTGGCCTCCATGTTGGTGGCGTCGGACGAGGCGACGCCGGGCTCGGTCATGCAGAAGACGGAGCGGATCTCCCCGGCGAGCAGGGGCTTGAGCCAGCGCTCCTTCTGCGCGTCGGTGCCGTACTTCCAGAGCACCTCCATGTTGCCGGTGTCCGGGGCGTTGCAGTTGAAGACCTCGGGGGCCATGAGGCTGCGCCCCGTCTCCTCGGCGATGGGGGCGTACTCCAGCGTCGACAGGCCGGGGGCCAGCTTCTCGTCGGGGAGGAAGAGGTTCCACAGCCCCTGGGCGCGGGCCTTGGCCTTGAGGTCCTCCATCACGGAGGAGACCGGCCACGTCTTCCAGTCGCCAGCGCGGGAGCTCTCGGACACCTCCTGGTGGTAGCGCCCCTCGTTCGGCTCGATGTGCTCGCGCATGAAGCGCTTCACGCGCTCCAGGTAGTCCTTGCTTCTGGCGCTCGGCTCGAAGTCCACGGGGTTCCTCCTCGACGTGAGGCTCCATCCTTGGCACTCGGCTGTTGATGAATCCACTGAATGTTGGTCATGTGTCGTCATGAAGCCAGTTCATGATTCGGGGCCGAAGCCGGCGCCGGACCTCAACCTCTTCCGCGTGTTCGACGTCGTGTATCGGGAGCGCAACCTCACGCGCGCGGCGGAGGTGTTGTTCCTGAGCCAGTCGGCGGTGAGCCACGCGCTCGCGCGGCTGCGGGAGCAGCTGGGCTCTCCGCTGTTCGTGCGGCGGGGCAGGGGGGTGGCGCCCACGCCGCTGGCGGACCGGCTGGCACCGGAGATTCGCGAGGCGCTGGCGCTGCTCCAGCAGGCGCTGCACCACACGCGCGTGTTCGACCCGCATCGGGACGTGGGCACCTTCACGGTGGCGATGAACGACGTGCTGGAGCCGTCCGTGTTGTCCCGGCTGGTGCTGCGCTTCCGCGAGCGCAGCCCCCAGGCCCGCGTCAGCAGCGTCCGGTTGGACAGGCCCCGGCTGGAGCGGGACCTGGCGTCGGGAAGGCTGGACCTGGCCGTCGACGTGGAGCAGCCCACGGGGGCCGCGCTGCGCCACGCGCCGCTCATCCAGGATGGCTTCTGCGTGGTGAGCCGGCGCCGCAGGAAGCTGGACGTGGCCGCGTACATGGCCGCCCGGCACGTCACCGTCTCCTCGCGCCGCACGGGCCTGGCGGTGGAGGACCTGGTGCTCAGCCGCCTGGGGTACCAGCGCGAGGTGATGGTGCGCTGCCAGCACTACGAGGCCGCGTGCCGCATCGTCTCGGACTCGGACCTGTTGTTGACCATGCCCCGGCGCCGCGCGGAGGAGATCAACGCGGTCCTCGGCAACCACCTGCTGCCCACGCCCCTGGCCCTGCCGCCGTTGGAGCTGCATGTCTACTGGCACCGGGCGGTGGATGGAGAGCCGCGCAGCCAGTGGTTGAGGGCGGAGCTGAAGGCGCTGCTGGAGGAGGGGGCGCGGCGGTAGTCGTCCCTGCATCGCGCGCGAAGTGGGGCGCGGAGGTGGTGACGCTGTCCGTTGTCAGTGGTGGTGTGCCTTCGGGCGGTGGGGGCCATCGCCCGTCGCGGCCCGTCACGCTCTGGTCACGGTGGATGAGGGGGGCTCCAGACGGCCTGTGCAGGGCCGGCAGGCAGGGAGCATTCCATCCATGAGACGACTTCTACTGACTCCGCTGCTGTTGGGCATTGCCTGTACGTCATCGACACCGTCATCGGAGACACCCGAGGAGCTCGGGACCCGGGCCGACCCGGTCCTGACGCATGACCAGATTGGCAACTTCACGCTCCCCTCCACGTTGCCGTACCGGACGGTGTCCTTCACGTTCGACGATGGGCCGGACGTCAATTGGGTCGACAATGGCGTGACTCGCAACACGAGCCTGATGATCGCCGAGTACCTGAACCAGCAGGGAATCCGGGCGACGTTCTTCATCAATGGCGTGCGCATCGGCAAGAGCGCGTACCCCGCGAACTTCCTGTCGCAGATCGTCGCATTGGGGCATCGCGTCGCCAATCACACCTACGACCATGACGACCTCCCTAGCCTTTCGGGGACGCCCGCCGCCCAGG
This sequence is a window from Myxococcus stipitatus. Protein-coding genes within it:
- a CDS encoding SDR family oxidoreductase; translated protein: MRKNILITGASSGLGEGMAREFAARGRNLALCARRTDRLETLRAELLSRHPGIQVSVRALDVNDHPRVFEVFDAFAQDLGGLDRIVINAGVGVGKRIGTGHFALNAQTAQTNFVAAVAQCEAAVGILRKQGHGHLVTISSMSAMRGLPRHLTVYAATKAGLATLTEGIRAELLGTPIRVTTLFPGYIHTELNAGAKHLPFAVDAATGSRALVKAIEKEPKSAYVPGWPWGVVGFLLRHLPLKVVARMS
- a CDS encoding histidine phosphatase family protein, which gives rise to MGALYLVRHGQASFGAEDYDQLSERGFVQARVLGESLRARLPRVDAVITGTMLRHRQTAESCLAGLGLEVPHQRMAGFNEFDHNELVVKHVPRYASHAALVQDLASTTDPRRAFQELFTAAVARWVGGEHDDDYAESWPTFQARCVGALDLLVRELGASKTALVFTSGGTITAICQHLMHIPDEHAFRLNWTLANCGVTKVIYSERGRYLSSLNEHGHFEGAHRDLLTYR
- a CDS encoding acyl-CoA dehydrogenase family protein — its product is MDFEPSARSKDYLERVKRFMREHIEPNEGRYHQEVSESSRAGDWKTWPVSSVMEDLKAKARAQGLWNLFLPDEKLAPGLSTLEYAPIAEETGRSLMAPEVFNCNAPDTGNMEVLWKYGTDAQKERWLKPLLAGEIRSVFCMTEPGVASSDATNMEATAVVDGNEVVLNGSKWWTTGLGHPKARIAIFMARTPDTGADRHHQHSMVLVPLDSPGVSIKRMLPVFGEYDAPHGHGEVHFTDVRVPVSNIIGGPGMGFEIAQGRLGPGRIHHCMRCIGAAERALELMIDRGMNRTAFGKPLLNLGGNRERIAEARIAIDQARLLTLYAAWKMDEVGPLGAMTEISAIKVVAPSVLQRIVDDAIQLHGGAGVSNDTPLAGFFGQARTLRLADGPDEVHKGVIARIELGKRGFSKR
- a CDS encoding LysR family transcriptional regulator produces the protein MKPVHDSGPKPAPDLNLFRVFDVVYRERNLTRAAEVLFLSQSAVSHALARLREQLGSPLFVRRGRGVAPTPLADRLAPEIREALALLQQALHHTRVFDPHRDVGTFTVAMNDVLEPSVLSRLVLRFRERSPQARVSSVRLDRPRLERDLASGRLDLAVDVEQPTGAALRHAPLIQDGFCVVSRRRRKLDVAAYMAARHVTVSSRRTGLAVEDLVLSRLGYQREVMVRCQHYEAACRIVSDSDLLLTMPRRRAEEINAVLGNHLLPTPLALPPLELHVYWHRAVDGEPRSQWLRAELKALLEEGARR
- a CDS encoding phosphotransferase family protein, with product MATHAPKPPSRPQDASGAVRSGEELDVASIDAWLKQQVPTLEGLPTVTQYSGGASNWTYRLKYPKRDLILRRPPAGTKAKSAHDMAREYRVQKALKPAYPRVPEMVALCQDAAVIGSDFYVMERIDGLIPRANMPKGMNLDRADTRKLCVNVIDKLLELHAVDPTKVGLASLGKGPGYPRRQVEGWSDRYEKARTWNVPSFHYVRDWLKEHIPNDLATCVIHNDWRFDNVVLDPEDPTQVIGVLDWEMATLGDPLMDLGSALAYWVQADDDFFFRATRRQPTHVPGMLTRQEVVDYYLERSGLEPDDWTFYEVFGIFRLAGIIQQIYYRYHHKQTRNPAFRNFWSLVTYFDWRCRRIIRKGRR
- a CDS encoding dienelactone hydrolase family protein; the encoded protein is MSRETSSPIRGDFIDYPDGATICEGYVAQDGTQAGRRPCVLLAHAWDGLNAPMVATAEALAGLGYVCFALDVYGKGVRGGVADDNSRLMRPFMEDRGLLRRRLVAGLEAAARHPSVDPERIAIVGYCFGGLCALDLARSGAPGLKAAVSFHGVLTPPGLEPVRPLHAKVLILHGWEDPTAPSSDVLAVARELTEAGADWQLHAHGHAMHAFTFPGLHRPEAGLQYHPAAARRSWAAMRAFLEEVFAGG